In the Sarcophilus harrisii chromosome 3, mSarHar1.11, whole genome shotgun sequence genome, one interval contains:
- the PLAAT1 gene encoding phospholipase A and acyltransferase 1 isoform X5 → MLKMASYNNYDSYYTENPEPGDLIEVFRPGYQHWTLYLGDGYVINMAPTDEGRNGGIQKSHDSPQLAQEVNEDSSPVPFTSAKSVFSKKALVRMQLLKDVVGSDTYRINNKYDDMYSPLPLDEIIRLSEFLIGQEVSYDLLVNNCEHFVTLLRYGEGISEQANRAIGAIGIVTAAAGAFSLLGLFPSKQRNGPLGMRYKRNLLGNEDDVTKKFPSSFEYHDSMNICP, encoded by the exons ATGCTGAAG ATGGCATCATATAATAACTATGATTCATATTATACCGAAAATCCTGAACCCGGGGACCTGATTGAAGTCTTTCGTCCAGGTTACCAGCACTGGACTTTATATCTGGGTGATGGCTATGTCATCAATATGGCCCCAACAG atgaaggaagaaACGGAGGCATACAAAAGTCACATGACTCTCCACAGCTTGCACAAGAAGTAAATG AGGACAGCTCCCCCGTTCCGTTCACAAGCGCTAAGTCCGTATTCAGCAAAAAGGCCCTGGTGCGGATGCAGCTCTTGAAGGACGTCGTGGGATCTGACACTTACAGAATCAATAACAAATATGATGACATGTACTCGCCTCTGCCGCTAGATGAAATCATCCGGCTGTCAGAATTCCTCATTGGGCAGGAAGTGTCCTATGACCTGCTGGTCAACAACTGTGAACATTTCGTGACTTTGCTCCGATATGGAGAAGGGATTTCGGAGCAG gccaACCGAGCGATTGGTGCCATCGGGATTGTAACCGCTGCTGCCGGCGCCTTCTCCCTCCTTGGCTTGTTTCCGAgcaaacaaag gaatggccCCCTGGGGATGAGGTATAAGAGGAATTTActtggaaatgaagatgatgttACAAAAAAG ttcccttccagctttgaATATCATGACTCTATGAACATTTGTCCTTGA
- the PLAAT1 gene encoding phospholipase A and acyltransferase 1 isoform X6, with product MLKMASYNNYDSYYTENPEPGDLIEVFRPGYQHWTLYLGDGYVINMAPTEDSSPVPFTSAKSVFSKKALVRMQLLKDVVGSDTYRINNKYDDMYSPLPLDEIIRLSEFLIGQEVSYDLLVNNCEHFVTLLRYGEGISEQANRAIGAIGIVTAAAGAFSLLGLFPSKQRNGPLGMRYKRNLLGNEDDVTKKFPSSFEYHDSMNICP from the exons ATGCTGAAG ATGGCATCATATAATAACTATGATTCATATTATACCGAAAATCCTGAACCCGGGGACCTGATTGAAGTCTTTCGTCCAGGTTACCAGCACTGGACTTTATATCTGGGTGATGGCTATGTCATCAATATGGCCCCAACAG AGGACAGCTCCCCCGTTCCGTTCACAAGCGCTAAGTCCGTATTCAGCAAAAAGGCCCTGGTGCGGATGCAGCTCTTGAAGGACGTCGTGGGATCTGACACTTACAGAATCAATAACAAATATGATGACATGTACTCGCCTCTGCCGCTAGATGAAATCATCCGGCTGTCAGAATTCCTCATTGGGCAGGAAGTGTCCTATGACCTGCTGGTCAACAACTGTGAACATTTCGTGACTTTGCTCCGATATGGAGAAGGGATTTCGGAGCAG gccaACCGAGCGATTGGTGCCATCGGGATTGTAACCGCTGCTGCCGGCGCCTTCTCCCTCCTTGGCTTGTTTCCGAgcaaacaaag gaatggccCCCTGGGGATGAGGTATAAGAGGAATTTActtggaaatgaagatgatgttACAAAAAAG ttcccttccagctttgaATATCATGACTCTATGAACATTTGTCCTTGA
- the PLAAT1 gene encoding phospholipase A and acyltransferase 1 isoform X1: MLKMASYNNYDSYYTENPEPGDLIEVFRPGYQHWTLYLGDGYVINMAPTDEGRNGGIQKSHDSPQLAQEVNEDSSPVPFTSAKSVFSKKALVRMQLLKDVVGSDTYRINNKYDDMYSPLPLDEIIRLSEFLIGQEVSYDLLVNNCEHFVTLLRYGEGISEQANRAIGAIGIVTAAAGAFSLLGLFPSKQRNGPLGMRYKRNLLGNEDDVTKKVIQQSMARFDMSQQPEIAVLKNGILQSQGHLSITKKEISHSPHCLLSFSFTWRMSRKIPSSPSFFLSISS, translated from the exons ATGCTGAAG ATGGCATCATATAATAACTATGATTCATATTATACCGAAAATCCTGAACCCGGGGACCTGATTGAAGTCTTTCGTCCAGGTTACCAGCACTGGACTTTATATCTGGGTGATGGCTATGTCATCAATATGGCCCCAACAG atgaaggaagaaACGGAGGCATACAAAAGTCACATGACTCTCCACAGCTTGCACAAGAAGTAAATG AGGACAGCTCCCCCGTTCCGTTCACAAGCGCTAAGTCCGTATTCAGCAAAAAGGCCCTGGTGCGGATGCAGCTCTTGAAGGACGTCGTGGGATCTGACACTTACAGAATCAATAACAAATATGATGACATGTACTCGCCTCTGCCGCTAGATGAAATCATCCGGCTGTCAGAATTCCTCATTGGGCAGGAAGTGTCCTATGACCTGCTGGTCAACAACTGTGAACATTTCGTGACTTTGCTCCGATATGGAGAAGGGATTTCGGAGCAG gccaACCGAGCGATTGGTGCCATCGGGATTGTAACCGCTGCTGCCGGCGCCTTCTCCCTCCTTGGCTTGTTTCCGAgcaaacaaag gaatggccCCCTGGGGATGAGGTATAAGAGGAATTTActtggaaatgaagatgatgttACAAAAAAG GTCATTCAGCAAAGCATGGCAAGGTTTGACATGAGTCAG CAGCCAGAAATCGCGGTTTTGAAGAATGGCATCCTGCAAAGTCAAGGGCATTTATCGATCACGAAGAAAGAAATAAGCCATTCTCCCCATTGCCtactctctttctccttcacctGGAGAATGTCCCGCAaaatcccttcctctccttcgTTCTTCCTAAGCATAAGCTCATGA
- the PLAAT1 gene encoding phospholipase A and acyltransferase 1 isoform X3: MLKMASYNNYDSYYTENPEPGDLIEVFRPGYQHWTLYLGDGYVINMAPTEDSSPVPFTSAKSVFSKKALVRMQLLKDVVGSDTYRINNKYDDMYSPLPLDEIIRLSEFLIGQEVSYDLLVNNCEHFVTLLRYGEGISEQANRAIGAIGIVTAAAGAFSLLGLFPSKQRNGPLGMRYKRNLLGNEDDVTKKVIQQSMARFDMSQQPEIAVLKNGILQSQGHLSITKKEISHSPHCLLSFSFTWRMSRKIPSSPSFFLSISS, from the exons ATGCTGAAG ATGGCATCATATAATAACTATGATTCATATTATACCGAAAATCCTGAACCCGGGGACCTGATTGAAGTCTTTCGTCCAGGTTACCAGCACTGGACTTTATATCTGGGTGATGGCTATGTCATCAATATGGCCCCAACAG AGGACAGCTCCCCCGTTCCGTTCACAAGCGCTAAGTCCGTATTCAGCAAAAAGGCCCTGGTGCGGATGCAGCTCTTGAAGGACGTCGTGGGATCTGACACTTACAGAATCAATAACAAATATGATGACATGTACTCGCCTCTGCCGCTAGATGAAATCATCCGGCTGTCAGAATTCCTCATTGGGCAGGAAGTGTCCTATGACCTGCTGGTCAACAACTGTGAACATTTCGTGACTTTGCTCCGATATGGAGAAGGGATTTCGGAGCAG gccaACCGAGCGATTGGTGCCATCGGGATTGTAACCGCTGCTGCCGGCGCCTTCTCCCTCCTTGGCTTGTTTCCGAgcaaacaaag gaatggccCCCTGGGGATGAGGTATAAGAGGAATTTActtggaaatgaagatgatgttACAAAAAAG GTCATTCAGCAAAGCATGGCAAGGTTTGACATGAGTCAG CAGCCAGAAATCGCGGTTTTGAAGAATGGCATCCTGCAAAGTCAAGGGCATTTATCGATCACGAAGAAAGAAATAAGCCATTCTCCCCATTGCCtactctctttctccttcacctGGAGAATGTCCCGCAaaatcccttcctctccttcgTTCTTCCTAAGCATAAGCTCATGA
- the PLAAT1 gene encoding phospholipase A and acyltransferase 1 isoform X2, producing the protein MLKMASYNNYDSYYTENPEPGDLIEVFRPGYQHWTLYLGDGYVINMAPTDEGRNGGIQKSHDSPQLAQEVNEDSSPVPFTSAKSVFSKKALVRMQLLKDVVGSDTYRINNKYDDMYSPLPLDEIIRLSEFLIGQEVSYDLLVNNCEHFVTLLRYGEGISEQANRAIGAIGIVTAAAGAFSLLGLFPSKQRNGPLGMRYKRNLLGNEDDVTKKQPEIAVLKNGILQSQGHLSITKKEISHSPHCLLSFSFTWRMSRKIPSSPSFFLSISS; encoded by the exons ATGCTGAAG ATGGCATCATATAATAACTATGATTCATATTATACCGAAAATCCTGAACCCGGGGACCTGATTGAAGTCTTTCGTCCAGGTTACCAGCACTGGACTTTATATCTGGGTGATGGCTATGTCATCAATATGGCCCCAACAG atgaaggaagaaACGGAGGCATACAAAAGTCACATGACTCTCCACAGCTTGCACAAGAAGTAAATG AGGACAGCTCCCCCGTTCCGTTCACAAGCGCTAAGTCCGTATTCAGCAAAAAGGCCCTGGTGCGGATGCAGCTCTTGAAGGACGTCGTGGGATCTGACACTTACAGAATCAATAACAAATATGATGACATGTACTCGCCTCTGCCGCTAGATGAAATCATCCGGCTGTCAGAATTCCTCATTGGGCAGGAAGTGTCCTATGACCTGCTGGTCAACAACTGTGAACATTTCGTGACTTTGCTCCGATATGGAGAAGGGATTTCGGAGCAG gccaACCGAGCGATTGGTGCCATCGGGATTGTAACCGCTGCTGCCGGCGCCTTCTCCCTCCTTGGCTTGTTTCCGAgcaaacaaag gaatggccCCCTGGGGATGAGGTATAAGAGGAATTTActtggaaatgaagatgatgttACAAAAAAG CAGCCAGAAATCGCGGTTTTGAAGAATGGCATCCTGCAAAGTCAAGGGCATTTATCGATCACGAAGAAAGAAATAAGCCATTCTCCCCATTGCCtactctctttctccttcacctGGAGAATGTCCCGCAaaatcccttcctctccttcgTTCTTCCTAAGCATAAGCTCATGA
- the PLAAT1 gene encoding phospholipase A and acyltransferase 1 isoform X4 codes for MLKMASYNNYDSYYTENPEPGDLIEVFRPGYQHWTLYLGDGYVINMAPTDEGRNGGIQKSHDSPQLAQEVNEDSSPVPFTSAKSVFSKKALVRMQLLKDVVGSDTYRINNKYDDMYSPLPLDEIIRLSEFLIGQEVSYDLLVNNCEHFVTLLRYGEGISEQANRAIGAIGIVTAAAGAFSLLGLFPSKQRNGPLGMRYKRNLLGNEDDVTKKVIQQSMARFDMSQVRPGFQSRVQKCCSVLRPMTSTV; via the exons ATGCTGAAG ATGGCATCATATAATAACTATGATTCATATTATACCGAAAATCCTGAACCCGGGGACCTGATTGAAGTCTTTCGTCCAGGTTACCAGCACTGGACTTTATATCTGGGTGATGGCTATGTCATCAATATGGCCCCAACAG atgaaggaagaaACGGAGGCATACAAAAGTCACATGACTCTCCACAGCTTGCACAAGAAGTAAATG AGGACAGCTCCCCCGTTCCGTTCACAAGCGCTAAGTCCGTATTCAGCAAAAAGGCCCTGGTGCGGATGCAGCTCTTGAAGGACGTCGTGGGATCTGACACTTACAGAATCAATAACAAATATGATGACATGTACTCGCCTCTGCCGCTAGATGAAATCATCCGGCTGTCAGAATTCCTCATTGGGCAGGAAGTGTCCTATGACCTGCTGGTCAACAACTGTGAACATTTCGTGACTTTGCTCCGATATGGAGAAGGGATTTCGGAGCAG gccaACCGAGCGATTGGTGCCATCGGGATTGTAACCGCTGCTGCCGGCGCCTTCTCCCTCCTTGGCTTGTTTCCGAgcaaacaaag gaatggccCCCTGGGGATGAGGTATAAGAGGAATTTActtggaaatgaagatgatgttACAAAAAAG GTCATTCAGCAAAGCATGGCAAGGTTTGACATGAGTCAGGTAAGACCTGGGTTTCAAAGCCGGGTCCAGAAATGCTGCTCGGTGCTGCGCCCTATGACATCAACCGTCTGA
- the PLAAT1 gene encoding phospholipase A and acyltransferase 1 isoform X7 — protein sequence MLKMASYNNYDSYYTENPEPGDLIEVFRPGYQHWTLYLGDGYVINMAPTEDSSPVPFTSAKSVFSKKALVRMQLLKDVVGSDTYRINNKYDDMYSPLPLDEIIRLSEFLIGQEVSYDLLVNNCEHFVTLLRYGEGISEQANRAIGAIGIVTAAAGAFSLLGLFPSKQRQKHY from the exons ATGCTGAAG ATGGCATCATATAATAACTATGATTCATATTATACCGAAAATCCTGAACCCGGGGACCTGATTGAAGTCTTTCGTCCAGGTTACCAGCACTGGACTTTATATCTGGGTGATGGCTATGTCATCAATATGGCCCCAACAG AGGACAGCTCCCCCGTTCCGTTCACAAGCGCTAAGTCCGTATTCAGCAAAAAGGCCCTGGTGCGGATGCAGCTCTTGAAGGACGTCGTGGGATCTGACACTTACAGAATCAATAACAAATATGATGACATGTACTCGCCTCTGCCGCTAGATGAAATCATCCGGCTGTCAGAATTCCTCATTGGGCAGGAAGTGTCCTATGACCTGCTGGTCAACAACTGTGAACATTTCGTGACTTTGCTCCGATATGGAGAAGGGATTTCGGAGCAG gccaACCGAGCGATTGGTGCCATCGGGATTGTAACCGCTGCTGCCGGCGCCTTCTCCCTCCTTGGCTTGTTTCCGAgcaaacaaaggcaaaaacactATTAA